The stretch of DNA GATCTCTTTGTTGAAAACCGCTGCTTCCTCGACCTGGGCCTGGAACCCACCACCCTCAGCAAAGGGCTGCTGCTGGAGGTGACGGAGATTGCAGAGAAGTACGCGGGGAGGTGCGATCGCACCAAGATTCCCTGCACGTCGAAGTGGGTGAAGGGGGTGGGGGTGGGGAGTAGGGGGTAGGGGGTCACCCCCTTACCCCCTACCCCCACCCCCATGACCCACCGCTACGAAACGCTACAGATCCACGCTGGCCAGGAACCCGCCCCGGCACACGCCCGCGCTGTGCCCATTTACCAGACCACCTCCTACACTTTTGACGACGCCGACCACGGGGCGCGGCTGTTTGCCCTGCAAGAGTTTGGCAACATCTACACCCGGATCATGAACCCCACCACCGATGTGTTTGAAAAGCGCATCGCGGCTCTGGAGGGGGGCGCGGCGGCCCTGGCTACCGCCAGCGGTCAGGCGGCCCAGTTTCTCGCCCTCAGCACTCTGGCCCAGGCGGGGGACAACATTGTGGCCACCAGCTACCTCTACGGCGGCACCTACAACCAGTTCAAGGTGTCGCTACCCCGCCTGGGCATTGGGGTGAAACTGGTGGAGGGCGACGATGCCGAAACCTTCCGCCAGGCGATCGATAAGAACACCAAAGCCCTCTACGTCGAGAGCATCGGCAACCCCCAGTTCAACGTGCCTGACTTCGCCGCCCTGGCCCATGTGGCCCACGAAAACGGCATCCCCCTGGTAGTAGACAACACCTTTGGAGCGGCGGGCTACCTGGTGCGCCCCATCGACCACGGAGCCGACATTGTGGTGCAGAGCGCAACGAAGTGGATCGGCGGCCACGGCACCTCCATCGGCGGCGTGATCGTAGATTCGGGCAAGTTCGACTGGCGCAACGGCAAGTTTCCGCTATTCACCGAACCCGCCCCCGGCTACCACGGCCTGAATTTCTCCGATACCTTTGGCCCCGACGGCCCCTTTGGCAACATCGCCTTCATCATTCGGGCGCGGGTGGAGGGGCTGCGCGACTTTGGTCCCGCCCTCAGCCCCTTCAACGCGTTTTTGCTGCTGCAAGGGCTGGAAACTTTGTCCCTGCGGGTGGAGCGCCACGCCAGCAATGCCCTGGCCCTGGCCCACTGGTTGAAGGAGCAACCCCAGGTGGCCTGGGTCAACTACCTGGGCCTGCCCGAGCATCCCTACCACGATCGCGCCACCAAGTACCTGCACAACGGCTTCGGCGGCGTGCTCAACTTCGGCATCCAGGGCGGCCTGGAGGCGGGGCGCAAGTTCATCGACCACGTGAAACTCGCCAGCCACCTGGCCAACGTCGGCGACGCCAAAACTTTGGTCATTCACCCCGCCAGCACCACCCACCAGCAGCTCAGCGAAAGCGAACAGCGCTCCGCTGGCGTCTCCCCCGACCTGGTGCGGGTGTCGGTAGGCATTGAGCACATTGACGATATTAAGGAGGACTTTGCTCAGTCGTTTGCGGCGCTGTGATGGGTGGGGAGTGGGGAGTGGGGGGTGGGGAGTGGGGAGTGGGGAGTGGGGAGTGGGGAGTGGGGAGTGGGGAGTGGGGAGTGAGGAATTGTTCAAGTGAAACTCAAATCCCTGCAACCAACAACTTAACTAACCCCCTACCCCTCACCCCCTACCCCTCACCCATCCACCCCTCACTCCCCACCCCTCACCCATCCACCCCTCACCCCCCACCCCCCACCCCTCACTCCCTACCCCCAACACCATGTCCCAAACCCTCGAAGCCGTCCTCACCGCCAACGCTGCCTACGCCGCCGACTTTGGCGACAAAGGCAGCTTGCCCATGCCCCCTGGTCGGCGCTTTGCGGTGCTGACCTGTATGGATGCCCGCCTCGACCCGGCTAAGTTTGCCGGGCTGAGCGAGGGCGATGCCCACGTCATCCGCAATGCCGGGGGGCGGGCCAGCGATGACGCCATTCGCTCCCTGGTGATTTCCTACAAATTGCTGGGCACCCGCGAGTGGTTCGTCATTCACCACAGCGACTGCGGCATGGAAACCTTTACCGATGCCGTGATTCGCGGGCTGTTGGCCAGCAGCCTGGAAACCGCCAAAGTCGACGCCGACGGCTGGCATGACGTGGGCCAGGGGCCAGGCTCTGATGAAGGCGACTTCATTAGCTGGCTGACCATCGCCGACCAGGCCAAAAGCGTGGCCGAAGATGTGGCCCGCATCCGCAACCACCCGCTGGTGCCAGGGGATATCCCCATTTACGGCTATATCTACGACGTGAAGAGCGGCCAGCTGGTGGAGGTGCCGGAGGCGACGGCGGTGGGGAGTGGGGGGTAGGGGTAGGGGTAGGGGGTGTAAGGCGACAGGGTCGAGGCTTACGTTTTCTCCCCACTCCCCACTCCCCACCCCTCACTCCCCACTCCCTACCCATCCACCTCTCGTTGAAAACAGTTCCATAGACACAAACAAGGAGTCTCGTGACAATGCTTAAGCAACTGCGGAGCTGGAAGATTCAGCTCGTGGCCTTTTTAGTAGCGGCGATCGCCGTTGTAGCCCTACCCGGCCTAGTGCAGCCCAGCCGGGCGGCGACCACCATCGATTTCGTCACCCCCCAGTGGGTGGCGCAGCACTCCCGCGATGGCAACCTGCGCATTCTAGATGTGCGGGCCAACCCGCTGGACTACATCAACAGCCACATTCCCGGTGCGGTAAACATCGCCGAAAACACCTTTCGGGGTCCTAACGGGCGGCTGCCGGTGCAGTTTTGGGAGCAGCAAAAGATTGAGTCGCTGTTCCAGGAAGCCGGAGTCAACCGCAACAGCCATGTGGTGATCTACTCCGACGGCAACAACATTTTGGGCAGCACCCAGGTGGCCTACCTGCTGGAGCGGAGCAGCCACCCGGGCCGGGTTTCGGTGCTCGATGGCGGCTTTAAAGCTTACAAAGATGCCGGACTGCCCACCACCAAGGAGTTTCCCCAGTACGATCGCGGCAACTTCAGCCTGCAAGACAACAGCGGTATCCGCGTCTCGCTCGATCAGGTGCGATCGATTGTGCGTGACCGCAGCGCCCGCGTCACCTTCATCGACCCCCGCCCGCCCGCCCTGTTCGCTGGAGAAGAGGACGTGTTCATTCGCAACGGCCACATCCCTGGTGCGAAGAACATTCCCTGGCCCACCTTCACCATTGGTGAAGACAACTTCCACCAGCTCAAGGCCCTGGATGAGATCCGTGCCCTGCTGGCCCGCCGCCAGGTTGGCCGCAACGACGAGATCATCGTCACCTGCAGCACTGGGCGCGAAGCCTCGCTGCAATACGTGGTGCTGAAGCACGTGCTGGGCTACTCTAACGTGCGGCTCTACGAGGGCTCCTGGACTGAGTACTCCGCCCAGCCCGACCTGCCCGTCGCCACGGGCCGCGATCCCAACGTTTAGGTGCTCCATCGCAGCCGGTCTGCAACTCCCTGAGGTTGCAGACCGTTTTTTTCTTTACATGGATAGACACATGGGTTTGCCCCTACCCCCTACCCCTCACCCCCTACCCCTCACCTCACCCTGAATGACCCAGCCATCGACCGCTACCGATACCGCCCTGAATAGCAGTCCTGCCGATGCTGCCCCCCGCAAAAAGTCTGGGTCTCGCACCCGCGATCACCTGGCCAACGAGCGCACCTACCTGGCCTGGATGCGCACAGGGGTGGCGCTGATTGGCTTTGGGGTGCTGATCGCCCGCCTGCGCTACCTGGTTTCGCCGGATGTGCCAGGCACCGGGCAGGGCTGGTTGGTGGGTCTGGCCCTCTGCTGCATCGGCCTGATCACGGTGATGCTCTCCACCTGGCACTATTTCTCGGTGCTCGATGCGATTGAGACCGACACCTACGAACCCAACCGCCGCTGGGTGATTTTGTTTAGCCTGATCGTGACGCTGCTGGGGGCCGGGGTGCTGTACGTGCTGTTTTCGGCACCCGCGACGGTGAAGGGGTTTGGGGTGATTTAGGGAGTGGATAGGTGGATGGGTGAGGGGTGAGAGCCAATGCCCAAACTTAACCAACACGTAAACCTGTAGGGTGGGTTAGGCTCAAGTTCAACATCAGCGTGGCAGCCAACCAAATAGGCCGTAACCCACCACCCGAGCCACTTAGCCAAAAAATGCTGACACCTTAATCAATGTTTTTCGGGAGCTTCCTCTTGGTCGAGATTGGATCTAAAGACACCCGCGATCGCGCCCCCTCTGCACCGACCTCAGCCCTCGGCAGTGGGGCCACGCTGGCGGCCTGGATTTTGCTGGGCCTGGTGGGTTTGGCTCTGGCCGCCAGCTTTTGGGTGGTGGTGCCAGCGGGGGAGCGGGGGGTGTGGCTGCGGTTTGGGCAGGTGCAGGAGCAAATTCTCGATGAGGGGCTGCACTTTGTGATTCCCCTGGTGGATTCGGTGGAGCTGCTGACGACTCGGGTGCAAAAGCAGGAAATTGCCACCGAAGCGGCGTCGAAGGATTTGCAGGATGTGTTTAGCGATGTGGCGCTCAACTGGCACATTTTGCCCGAAAAGGCCAACGCTGTTTTTCAGCAGATCGGGGATGAGGAGGACATTGTCCTGGCGATTCTTAACCCGGCGATTGAAGAGGTGATCAAGGCGGTGATCGCCCACTACACCGCCGAGGAGGTGATCACCCAGCGAGATCAGGTGAAGGCGGAGGTGGATGCGGGGCTGCGATCGCGCCTCGCCCCCTACAACCTGGCCATTGATGACGTGTCGCTGACCACCATTCATTTTTCCAAGCAGTTTCGCGACGCGGTGGAAGCCAAACAAATTGCTGTGCAGGAGGCAAAACAGGCCGAGTTTGTGGCCAAAAAAGCCCTGCGCCAGGCCGAAATTGAGATCAATTTAGCCCGAGGCACCGCCGAAGCCCACCAAATTTTGCAGGAAACCTTAACGCCCAGCATTCTCAAGTATGAAGCCCTGCAAAAATGGGACGGACGATTACCTTTGATCACCGGAGAGGGGACGAGTACAGTGATCGAGCTAGAGGATTTAGTGCCGGATAGGGAGTAGGAAGTGTTTGACAATTGAAAATATTCAGATTCCTATAACTAATCTATTTACAACACCCCCCCAAAACGTTCACACGTTCAACGCTCCCACGTTCGCACCTTCTCACCCCCCTACCAAAATCTCCTCAAAGGCCTTAGAAACTCGGGTGTGAAATCGCTTTTGGTGGCGCAGTAAAATCACGGGCTGGGTCATTTCGTAGGTGTGCTGAGGATTGTCGATGTCATCGACGACGGCGATCGCTTTCAGGGTGCCGAGTTTTAGCTCCGATCGCACGATCGATCGCGGCAGTGCCGCCGCACCGATACCGCCTTCCACCACCGCTTTGATCATTTCGCTGGTGGTGAGAATGAGGCTGATCTCCAGGGTGCTGGGGTCAATGCCCCAGTTCTGGAGCGATCGCTCAAACATATAGCGAGAGCCCGATCCGGGTTCGCGGGTGATCCAGCAGGTGTCGGTGAGTTCGGGGAGGGCAACCCGGTCGCGCTCAAACCAGGGGTGGCTTTGCCCCACGACGATGGCCACCACGTCCTGCCCAATCACCGATACCGCTAGGTTTTGGCTGAGGGAGGGTTTGACCTCGCCCGTGACCAATCCCAGATCGAACATTCCGGTGACGGTGCCGCTGATGATTTCTTCGGCATTGGCGATGGTGCATTTGATGGAAATACCGGGGTACTGCTGCTTATAGTGGCTGATTTTGTGGGGGAGCCAGTAGTTGCCCACTGTGAGGCTACTGCCGATCTTTAACTCTCCCCGCTGCAAATCGTTTAGTTCGCGCAATCCCTGGGCGGTTAGCTCCACCTGATCGAGAATTTTTTGGGCTTCAATTTGCAGCATTTCTCCCGCGTCGGTCAGCTCAATGTGACGACCGATACGGTGAAATAACTTGACGCCATATTCCTCCTCAAGGGTTTGGATAGAGGCACTAACCGCAGGCTGAGTGATGTAGAGAGAATCCGCTGCGCGGGTAAAGTGTAAGTGCTCGGCTACCGCCATAAAAACGCGCAGTTGCTCAATCTTCATAGCGGTGATTTTGTGATACCTGAAATGCACAAAAAGCTTGATCAATTATTGCATAAATTCTATTTATCGAATACACAAAAAAGAGTGTTTGCTCTGTTTATTGGGTGCCCTTTAAGGTGAGAGTCAGCTGGCTACGTCCACTAAGCTCTGACCTGAGGTGCAACGATGATCTCTGACCTTTGCCTGACCCTGCTACGCAGCGCCACAGCCTTTGCCGCCACCAACCTGGACGACATCGTCATTTTGATGCTGTTTTTCTCCCAGGTGGGGGTGGCCCTGCGCAAGCGCCACATCGTGACGGGGCAGTACGTCGGCTTTGCGGGTCTGGTGGCCCTCAGCCTGCCGGGGTTCTTCGGCAGCCTGCTGTTTCCCCGGCCCTGGATTGGCCTGCTGGGTGTAGTGCCCATTGTGATTGGCCTGAGCCAGCTGCTCTCGGTCGATCTCGATGAAGCGAGTGGCGAAGACAGCAGTGAGGTGCTGCTAGCACCCACCAGCGGCGGGACGAGCTGGCTATCTCCCCAGACCACCAGCGTAGCGGCCATTACGATGGCCAACGGGGGCGATAACGTCGGTGTCTACATGCCGATGTTTGCCAACTGCGACGGGCTGGGGCTGGGAATTATTCTGGCGGTGTTCTTTGGGCTGGTAGGGGTGTGGTGCCTGGTGGCCTATCAGCTCACCAAGGTCGGAGCCATTTCGGTGCTGCTGACCCGCTACGGGTCGCAGGTGGTGCCGTTTGTGCTGATGGCCCTGGGCGGGCTGATTTTGGTCGATAGTCACACCCTGGAGTATCGGGGCCTGACCGCCCTGGCGCTCACCATCATCGGCATCTGTGTCATTCATCTGCTGCGCAGTGCCGCCCGACTGTCGCAGTCGGTGGCGCTAGATCAGCCGGTGCCTGCACCTCAAAGAATAGATGGGTAGTTTCTCTGCCCTATGTCCTGGCCATTGCAAACTCTAGTCAAAGCCACAGCCGCATTTGTAGCCACCAATCTAGACGACTTTGTTCTATTAATGATGTTCTTTTCTCAGGTGCCCAGCCGATTCTCCTACCGCCAGATTTTTTGGGGTCGCTACCTGGGCTTCGCCGCCCTGGTGGCGCTCAGTCTGCCCGGTTTCTTTGGCGGATTGGTACTGCCTAAAGCCTACATTGGTCTGCTGGGTCTGGTACCCATCGCCATTGGGCTGCGGCAGTGGCTCAAGCGAGAAGCCGAGGCCGAGGTGCAGGGGGTAGCGGCCCCCGGGCTGATCAACGCTCAGATAGCGGCGATCGCAGGTCTCACCCTAGCCAACGGCGGCGACAACATCGGCATCTATGTGTCGCTGTTTGCGGGCCAAACTTGGGCCGAGCTGGGTCTGACCCTGCTGGTGTTTGCCCTGCTAATTCCCCTCTGGTATGGGTTGGCCCTGGCGGTGGTCAGCCATCCGCTGGTGCGCGACCGCATCGCCCGCATCGGCCACCGCCTGGTGCCTCCGGTGCTCATTGCCCTGGGCCTCTACATTCTGATCGATAGCGAAACCTACCGACTGCTGCGGCCCTGACCGCCCTAGATTTGTCCAGTTTATTCATCAAGGAGACTGTTTCTATGCTTCGTACCCTCA from Leptolyngbya sp. KIOST-1 encodes:
- a CDS encoding cadmium resistance transporter; the encoded protein is MSWPLQTLVKATAAFVATNLDDFVLLMMFFSQVPSRFSYRQIFWGRYLGFAALVALSLPGFFGGLVLPKAYIGLLGLVPIAIGLRQWLKREAEAEVQGVAAPGLINAQIAAIAGLTLANGGDNIGIYVSLFAGQTWAELGLTLLVFALLIPLWYGLALAVVSHPLVRDRIARIGHRLVPPVLIALGLYILIDSETYRLLRP
- a CDS encoding LysR family transcriptional regulator; protein product: MKIEQLRVFMAVAEHLHFTRAADSLYITQPAVSASIQTLEEEYGVKLFHRIGRHIELTDAGEMLQIEAQKILDQVELTAQGLRELNDLQRGELKIGSSLTVGNYWLPHKISHYKQQYPGISIKCTIANAEEIISGTVTGMFDLGLVTGEVKPSLSQNLAVSVIGQDVVAIVVGQSHPWFERDRVALPELTDTCWITREPGSGSRYMFERSLQNWGIDPSTLEISLILTTSEMIKAVVEGGIGAAALPRSIVRSELKLGTLKAIAVVDDIDNPQHTYEMTQPVILLRHQKRFHTRVSKAFEEILVGG
- a CDS encoding beta-class carbonic anhydrase, producing MSQTLEAVLTANAAYAADFGDKGSLPMPPGRRFAVLTCMDARLDPAKFAGLSEGDAHVIRNAGGRASDDAIRSLVISYKLLGTREWFVIHHSDCGMETFTDAVIRGLLASSLETAKVDADGWHDVGQGPGSDEGDFISWLTIADQAKSVAEDVARIRNHPLVPGDIPIYGYIYDVKSGQLVEVPEATAVGSGG
- a CDS encoding prohibitin family protein, coding for MVEIGSKDTRDRAPSAPTSALGSGATLAAWILLGLVGLALAASFWVVVPAGERGVWLRFGQVQEQILDEGLHFVIPLVDSVELLTTRVQKQEIATEAASKDLQDVFSDVALNWHILPEKANAVFQQIGDEEDIVLAILNPAIEEVIKAVIAHYTAEEVITQRDQVKAEVDAGLRSRLAPYNLAIDDVSLTTIHFSKQFRDAVEAKQIAVQEAKQAEFVAKKALRQAEIEINLARGTAEAHQILQETLTPSILKYEALQKWDGRLPLITGEGTSTVIELEDLVPDRE
- a CDS encoding YidH family protein, which produces MTQPSTATDTALNSSPADAAPRKKSGSRTRDHLANERTYLAWMRTGVALIGFGVLIARLRYLVSPDVPGTGQGWLVGLALCCIGLITVMLSTWHYFSVLDAIETDTYEPNRRWVILFSLIVTLLGAGVLYVLFSAPATVKGFGVI
- a CDS encoding O-acetylhomoserine aminocarboxypropyltransferase/cysteine synthase family protein — encoded protein: MTHRYETLQIHAGQEPAPAHARAVPIYQTTSYTFDDADHGARLFALQEFGNIYTRIMNPTTDVFEKRIAALEGGAAALATASGQAAQFLALSTLAQAGDNIVATSYLYGGTYNQFKVSLPRLGIGVKLVEGDDAETFRQAIDKNTKALYVESIGNPQFNVPDFAALAHVAHENGIPLVVDNTFGAAGYLVRPIDHGADIVVQSATKWIGGHGTSIGGVIVDSGKFDWRNGKFPLFTEPAPGYHGLNFSDTFGPDGPFGNIAFIIRARVEGLRDFGPALSPFNAFLLLQGLETLSLRVERHASNALALAHWLKEQPQVAWVNYLGLPEHPYHDRATKYLHNGFGGVLNFGIQGGLEAGRKFIDHVKLASHLANVGDAKTLVIHPASTTHQQLSESEQRSAGVSPDLVRVSVGIEHIDDIKEDFAQSFAAL
- a CDS encoding sulfurtransferase, producing the protein MLKQLRSWKIQLVAFLVAAIAVVALPGLVQPSRAATTIDFVTPQWVAQHSRDGNLRILDVRANPLDYINSHIPGAVNIAENTFRGPNGRLPVQFWEQQKIESLFQEAGVNRNSHVVIYSDGNNILGSTQVAYLLERSSHPGRVSVLDGGFKAYKDAGLPTTKEFPQYDRGNFSLQDNSGIRVSLDQVRSIVRDRSARVTFIDPRPPALFAGEEDVFIRNGHIPGAKNIPWPTFTIGEDNFHQLKALDEIRALLARRQVGRNDEIIVTCSTGREASLQYVVLKHVLGYSNVRLYEGSWTEYSAQPDLPVATGRDPNV
- a CDS encoding cadmium resistance transporter, which translates into the protein MISDLCLTLLRSATAFAATNLDDIVILMLFFSQVGVALRKRHIVTGQYVGFAGLVALSLPGFFGSLLFPRPWIGLLGVVPIVIGLSQLLSVDLDEASGEDSSEVLLAPTSGGTSWLSPQTTSVAAITMANGGDNVGVYMPMFANCDGLGLGIILAVFFGLVGVWCLVAYQLTKVGAISVLLTRYGSQVVPFVLMALGGLILVDSHTLEYRGLTALALTIIGICVIHLLRSAARLSQSVALDQPVPAPQRIDG